From the genome of Candidatus Tectomicrobia bacterium:
CACCCCCGTCATCACGCTGCTCCCGAAGACCGTCATCCCGCCGGCCGACTCCTCCCCCACGAAGGCCACCACCTCGAGCGGGTGATCGTGGGGCGCGCCCGTCTCCGCGATGCGCCGCACCGCCTCGAGCGCGGCCAGCACGCCCGCCGGGCCGTCGAAGCGCCCGCCCGGGTTCTGGCTGTCGAGATGCGAGCCCGCCATGACGGCCGGGAGGCCTTTCGCCCGGCCCTCCCTGCGGCCGATGAGGTTGCCCACCGCGTCCACCCGCGTCCTGAGCCCCGCCTCCTCCATCCAGCGGCGCACCAGGTCCCGCGCGCGGTTGTACTCGGGGGTGAGGGCGATGCGGACGAGGCCCGTCTCGCCGAAGCGCCCGATCCGGGCCTGGGCGTCGAACTCGCGCTGCATCCGGGCGCGGTTCGCCCGGAGGGGGGATGAGGCGGCCATGGGGTCTCCTGGGGAGGGTAGGAATGAAGTCTGAACGGGCGTTCGGGGCGCGGGCCGAACATCGTGCGCCCATTCCGGCCGGACGATTCTCCCTCCCCCTCCGGGGGAGGGTTGGGGTGGGGGAAGACCACCGGCGGGATTCCCTCCCCCTGCCCCCTCCCGGAGGGAGGGGGGAAAGCGAATCCTCCTCGGAAGCACTCCGCGGCCGGATCCCCCTTAGAACAAATCCTCCGGCACCGAGACCTCGGCGTAGTCCCCGGGGCGGAGCGGGCGGTCGGGCGCGATCCCCAAGAGGCCAAAGTAGTGGTAGGTCTGGCGCAGGTGCTGCACCGCGTGGCCCAGGGCCATCTCCATCAGGAGATGCACCGTGATCGGGCCCATGTAGCTCTCGACCCGCCGGGCGAGCCTCTCAGGGGTGCGGCCCAGGTAGTCCTCCAGCCTGGCCTCCATCATGTCCCCGTAGGCGCAGATCTCCTCCGCCGTCCGGTAGCCCTCCGCCACGGTCTCGTAGCGGCGCACCATCTCCTCGGTGTAGCGGCCCGTCTCCTCCGCCTCGATGCACAGCGCGGGGCGCTCGAAGATGTGCCAGGTGAGCTGGCGCAGGGTGCGCTTGCGCCCGGGCGACACCCAGTCGAGCTTCTCCTGGGGGATCTGGCGCACCGCCCGCCGCACCGCCTCGAACACGAGCCGGTAGAGGGCGAGCATCCGCT
Proteins encoded in this window:
- a CDS encoding DinB family protein, yielding MNRDCSNDPEAQAELRAIGIKALPVSVRGDKVVVGFNIEELKAAFGIGESKRGPLPAERMLALYRLVFEAVRRAVRQIPQEKLDWVSPGRKRTLRQLTWHIFERPALCIEAEETGRYTEEMVRRYETVAEGYRTAEEICAYGDMMEARLEDYLGRTPERLARRVESYMGPITVHLLMEMALGHAVQHLRQTYHYFGLLGIAPDRPLRPGDYAEVSVPEDLF